In Festucalex cinctus isolate MCC-2025b chromosome 9, RoL_Fcin_1.0, whole genome shotgun sequence, the DNA window AatccattgtttaaaaaaaaaaaaaaaattttttttttttttctagggcgGGGGAAGTGTGGCGGTTAGGCTGTCTAATCTGGGAAGTGTTCAACGGGCCACTTCCCCGCACGTCCTCACTTCGTTCACTCGGGAAGGTTAGTCActaatacgttttattttttggaaaaaaataaataaataatgcaaaaaatgaGGGTGGTATTGTATATCGGACATGACTTAAGTTCATTTCTGTGAACCCGCAGATCCCCAAGACTCTGGTTCCTCACTACTGCGAGCTGGTGGGTGCCAACCCGCGGGCTCGGCCCAATCCAGCCCGCTTCCTCCAGAACTGCCAAAGCCCCGGAGGGTTCCTCAGTAACAGCTTTGTGGAGAGCAACCTCTTCCTGGAGGAGATCCAGGTCCACATTCTCGCATAAAAACACAGCTAGTCACGTAGAACAGTGATTTGTTTTGATAACAAattccatttgcatcatgagttTGGGATGTAGTGGCACGTAAGGTGTCAGCTCCAGAAATTCACAGTAATCTGAATTAAATGTATGCTTATCCCTTCAGATTAAGTCTTTCTGTAATCCATAACTTTTGGGATAACATATGTAACTCTTACTCAGATCAAGGAGCCGGCGGAGAAGCAACAGTTCTTCCAAGACCTGAGTGAGAACTTGGACTCTTTCCCAGAGGACTTCTGTAAACACAAAGTCCTGCCTCAACTACTCACCGCCTTCGAGTTTGGGAACGCCGGCGCTGTAGTCCTCACTCCGCTTTTCAAGGTCATTCCTTTATCTGTCTTGAATACCTGGCAATACTAGAGTAGCTTAGACAGCTAAGAAAGTTAAATGCCATATTTGCTCAAATAGGGACATCCTCCGAAATAAATTGTGGgcctcaattaactcattcactcgcagccattttcactgaagcaaccccctttgctcctgcctgtttttactagattttgactgattttgcaaggcctacagatttgtattctattgctacaaaaacatggaacctgccaaaagaaagattacaatctcttctttcatcagaaaaacagtatatttctatctgttttcgttttgcaacaattagcattagaatatagctaagtttcatcattattcacaaatctgtttaaaactgtagggaaaatagcttgttgcagcatggccctggttgatctcttataccctgctgccacctcctggccgtttttgtaataacgcattgcttcaaccgttctcttcagtgcagaggctgcatcaaaccctttggtatgctttagcataaaaaaacataagtatgtctttgagacacttaatacatttaaaatagaacgtatttatatgtttttgggagctaatgagttaatgagttgCTGTATGTTGCATATTGTTTAGCTACAGCACACAGCTTGCCATTTGCTGAAATTTACAATCGGAATTGTGACATAGTACACTCTGCAGCCAGGAAAGTAAATAATAGCCTGTCAATATGAAACTCCATATTTATAAATGTATCTCCAAACTATTAGCGTGGACTGATTTGAGAACTCATTTGGAAGGGATGTTTGAGCTTAAGTGTCTTCAAAAATGTCCACCAGGTGGGAAAGTTCTTGTCTGCTGAAGAATACCAACAGAAGATCATCCCGGTCATCGTGAAGATGTTTTCTTCCACGGACCGAGCCATGAGAATACGACTTCTCCAGCAGGTACTTAAAATAGGAAAAATCTCTCATCAGGCAAAACTAACAAATGAGTTCCTCAACCTAATATAATAATTAGATAATTAGGTGTGACTGATTATTTGGTCAGCTGATTCTTCTTAGTTTTTTATCAAGCAGtaaattttgaaaatttaaagtattaaaaatataacaaaGGTGCTCCTTAGTGTGAAGAAAGTTGACAtcactgccaccatacagcACTCATATCGCAAGTCTGCGTTTGGATAGCACCCAAAAATTGCCCAAGCAACggcttgtatttaaaaaaaaagcttcactcAAGCCACTCGTATCTCAAAGCACCGCTGTATTGTTGTTCTCCTCCGTGCCTCTAGATGGAGCAGTTCATTCAGTATTTGAATGAGGCGGCCGTGAATTCACAGATTTTCCCTCATGTCGTTCACGGCTTCACTGACACCAACCCTGCCATCAGAGAGCAAACCGTTAAGGTATGTACACACtccaaatgcaacaaaatgtttatTGTGTGGTACACTTGTTTTTCTGATGCAGCAGCTCCTCCCTTCCCCTCTGTGTAGTCCATGTTGCTGCTGGCTCCCAAACTGAACGAGAGCAACTTGAACCAGGAGCTCATGCGCCATTTTGCCAGGCTGCAGGCCAGGGATGAGCAGGGGCCGATCCGATGCAACACCACTGTCTGCTTGGGAAAGATCGCGTCCTACCTCAATGCCGGGGTAAGCCTCAATAGGATAAAATAAGAGCGTCACTCAGaactcaaaagttttttttttcttttttcttttaactcttAAAACGCACATGATGAGAAAATGCTTTACCAATCATCATCAGTTTTTTCAGGCATATTCAAGACACTCGAAAAATATTCTCAAGACTTAATCCTTATCTTTACAGACTCGACAGCGAGTTCTGATTTCGGCCTTCTCCCGAGCCACAAAAGACCCCTTCGCAGCGTCGCGCTCTGCCGGCGTGCTCGGCTTCGCCGCCACACACAACTACTACAGCCTAACAGAGGTTGCCGCACGGATTTTGCCCACACTCTGTGCTATTACTGTCGACCCCGACAAGAGCGTCAGGGAGCAGGTACTGCTTCACTTTTAAGTATACACATTTGGGGCTTCATGCATGATTCAGTCGCTTGTGTTGTTTTATCTTCTTGTAATTTTCTGCAATCATTCAGGCTTTCAAAGCCATTAAGAGTTTTCTCTCCAAGCTGGAAACGGTGTCAGAAGATCCGACCAAGCTGGCTGAGATTGGTACGAAGCAGCTTccgttttgatgttttttttcaaggccgatgccgattattTGTAGTCCAGGAGACCAttaactgatatttcaagccgatattcatttgcagtaaaagagaaaacattattgtcaaaattttaaaaattactttttcttttcattttaaacatatatagaattgacagctttgtgtAAAAATTACAGGGAGCTTCctgggtcatcagcatgtgttacggtaaattaaaactaagcaagtaaatagttcaCTAAACTTTTCGACtgtaaataatttttcaaaattaaaaaaaatttaatttttaatttaataaaattgtttctttattaaaattaaaagtgtAAGGAGttcagtgtcagcatcattttttttttataagggggaagtaaaaaaaaaaaaaaaaaaatccataaaggaAAAGTTccctcactgagcggtgaatgcttgcgaacgtagctaatttggggttttcgtcagggttcgtaaaaggtttcaaaagatctttgcagacagtgaaaaattgtctgagtATGTTTGAAAagtttttgtgaaaaataaaaactgtctgAACATGTTACAAATCCTAATGAAAATcctaaattcgctacgttcgcaagaattcaccgctcagtgagataccagctccATCGGCCCTCAGATTCGTAAAACAGCAGAtgctgatatttgtcaaaatgccaaatatcggcaccgattaTTTGCCTCCATCCCTAATTGAATCTCTCATTTTGATGCAATAATGTTCTCCAACAACTTCAAAATTAACTCAGCCGTAACTAGGAAGCGGACGAGTCTATCCAACAagttgacatttttacatttaggtTACAACTGCCTCCCGAGAAATGATAAAGATTCAGTCACAGTTGCAATAATGAAATTGTGTCAGTGTGAATGTTTCAACAATTTGCTCACCCATGCTttagttcaattaaaaaaaaaagatgtaaagaACGCACAATTCCTTGTGTTTAAACAGAAAAAGATGTTGGGTCGTGCGCGCAACCACCCGGCACCTCTTCCGGCTGGACCGGCTGGGCCGTGACCGGCATGTCCTCGCTGACGTCCAAATTGATCCGCCACGCACCGGGGACAGCGGCAGGTGCGGCGGCTGAGAGCGGCGGAGCTTCAAACGCCACCAGCGTGACTCCAGGCAGCACAGGTGGAACCTCTGGTAAGGCGCAGGTGGTCCCGGATAGAACCGAGTTTGTCTTGTTTCTGGATGAACATTGTGGAAAAGCCTCTCGTCATCTTGAGGTTCTGCAGAGAAAGATCCACACACCTCCCAGACTCAGAGTTCTTCTGCATCAAGCCCTGTGGACAGATCACAGACTCTTGAAGGGACGGAAAATGAGGAGGAGCCAGGAGAGCGATGGGATGACGAGGAGGATTGGGGAAGTTTAGAGGTAGGgcttattttaaaattgtgtaCTTTTGTTAGGAAAGTTACAGTGTTGACCCCTCACCCCAAAAGGATTCGGACAAAGGTCGAGCTGAGAAGGATGAGTGGAATACGGATTGGTCAGGAATGGCGTCATCCAAAAAGAACACCGGTGAACAAGAAGTAGGTTTCCTCTGAGCTTGCCTTCTTTGATCACAGTTTTAGTTCTAAACTCACTCGCTGATGATGGAGGCGGGCAGGTCATCTTCCTCCATGGCGGTGAACAAGCAGAGCTCAGACTGGAGCAGCTCAGGCTGGGACGCTGACGACAGCTGGTCCAACGAGAAAGAGGGCCAGGGTCAAAGTTCGGCTGGCGAGGAGGGCTGGGGCAACGAGTGGGCCGAGGAGGACACGGACGTCGTCAGCGCCGCCCTGCCCGAGGGGGTCCGCCTGGCCAGCGAGTACAACTGGGACAGCGGCAACGCGAGCAAAGGGGCCAGTCAGAGCGACCTGTTCGCTTGCGTGGCCCAGAGAAACACGGCGGTGAGAGTGGAGAAGTGCATGaatccaatttattttattcaaaattaatcaaatgaTTTACATacaatggtgccttgagatacaaattGAATTTGTCCCTAAAGggaaagtccccccccccccccccccccccccaaataaaaaaggaaaaggtAGCTCTTAAAGGGGAATCaatccaaaaaaatgtttttgacaatatgttatatgcagccccactagtctaaatatagtgttctggttaatattctgttagtagaatatgaggtgagcagcaaaatccagtgtttttttttcttcttttttttttaaatcaatatcagaaggagGCCATTTTGCATGATCTAGTGAGGTCTCattgaacatattgtcaagaaatgtttgaaggttgacttcccctgaaaataaaaaacttaaatcatcaaatgaatggaaatgacaatttttccaatctgaaaaaaaagatatatttttttattgcgaATTACACTCTAAAAAACGTTATTCTTGATTAAAAATGTACGGTAATGGtataatcaattttttttttcaaattttcatttttgtgctCTCGGATGTGCCATGCTAGTCATCTTTGTAAAGACATAAATTGTGGCGTTTTAAATAAAGTTGCACTTTTACTGCAGATTGATCAATGATTTGGTTGCATTTGGTTAACGTGTTGTTTTCTTACTTTCAGTCTGGAGGTGGCTGGGGTACAGAGGCAACAGGGGATTGGGGCACTGAAGAAAGTTGGGAAGCGTTAGACGGAAATCAAGGTGAGaagtatttttttatctcaattAGAAGTTGAACGATTTCAGATTTTTCATAGTCAACATTACATCTCGACCTGAAGACGTTATCACTGTGCAGTCGATACGTCAATTAAGGGGTTGAACCTACCCCTATTCCTTGATGTGCAGTCATCCCTTAAAATGACTTTGCGCCACTTTGCGTTATCGCCCAGCAGGTCTAAGCAAGGCCGAGCTGTCCAAGAAGAAACGAGAGGAGAGGAGGAAAGAGCTGGAGGCCAAACGGGCGGAACGCAAAGCTGCCAAAGGTCCCCTCAAGCTCGGCGCACGCAAACTAGACTGATGGGCCGTTTGACGAGAGGTACGATAATGACCATACAAACGCCCACCAGACGGAAGCTCCGTGTTCCTAGTAAAGCGCCAACTACGAGAGTGGGAACTTCTTTTTGAACTCTGGCCCGCTTGGACAACATCACGTTGGATCATCAGCTGATCGTCACTGAAACTTGAGGTGGTTGACAATTCAGCAATCAGTATGcggatcggggggggggggcaagtaAAAAGCAACAGGAGTTGATGACAATATTTCTGTTTGCTCTCAGAAGAGTCACAGTTGTAaattaaatgtatataaaatgGAGCATCTTGTCTTATATTGACACTTTTTCCTAtagttaaaatacaaatatatatatacactgtataAAGATTCAGAATTTCCAGCAAGCTCACAAACACACTGTAGTTAAATGCTTTATTCAGTCTGTGCATGCACTTTGTGAGGCTGATCAGTAATGTTCATGACCAGGAATACTTGTACCTATTGTACAAGTTCAGTACAAGAAGCATAAACCAGTTAGAGGTGCAGCATACAAAGCAGTTGGTTAGAAATATTTTCCCATTCCTTTCAAAAAGCAGTGTTCTTGCATTTCCAGTGCACCCAATGAGATCCAtagattttcaaacattttttacatCAGTTTCAgcagtatatttttttcccgCTGCTCACTGTGGTTCTGAGTGAAGGAGATTCCACTTCTGTCACTTTTTATTTGTGTGCCTTCATTTACTTTGCTGGACAAGACTGTTGGCTCGCCTCCTTGTTTTGACATGGAACACGAACTGTCACATTCCATGTTCCCAGTgaagtatgtttaaaaaaacaaaacaaaaaagctgcTGAATGAATTAGCATCAGGATGATATTGCTGTTGGACGCAAGGTGTTGTGACACATTAGGAAACAGAAACAAAGCCTTTTAAAAAAGAGAATCCAAGTCATGTAGCATGTGATCTGTTCTGAAATAAACAGATGTATATAAATGCTTCAGTGTCTTTCTCAAGACAAAATTCAAGTGAGCTGGTTAACTTAGAAATTATATTTTGCATTATTTAGACACTTCAAAGAGAGAATTCATACAAATcatagaaagacaaaaaaagaccaccaTCCCCTAATTTTTCTTACATTAATTCTTATTTCGACTTACATACAAACAGGTTTCAGATTCTTGTCAAACTATCAGCATACAAAAACAGTACAAATCTCAGTTATATTGCAAACGCTCCCATTCATGAGGCGATACCACGGAAAAATAACTGTGCTTCTATTTCCCATTAGTGGAACATTAATTAGTGAGTTTAACTCCTTTTAATGAGTAACGGTATTTCGCTGAAATCAAAGTGCAGAgttgtttctgttttgttttactgtttGCGCTTGTCTTTGTTGCCTCCAAGCAAAGTTGTCAGCAGAGCTGCTACGCCCAAAGCACCCAGTGTCAACGCGCCTGCATAAACAGCGGCCTCTCCCACTTGACGCACCTGCAAAGAAAGGTCACACTTGTATCtctataaaataatattaataacacAGAAAATGACTACAGTGTTGGTAAGCAACTACCTGCCGAGACTGAGGCTTGCCATAACGCAGCCGGGTGACAAAGTGCTCGCAGTTTCCCCGGAAAACGCAGTACGGCAGCTCCTCGCCCACCAGGTCGAGCGCTTCCCTCACGATCAAGTAGACCGGTCGCGGCTCATACTTGTCATCCAGCAAGTTGttgattttccagttgttgtCACCCACCACCTCCCACAGCTCCTCCTTCTTCACAAGCGCCGTGTTCGTTAGGACGGACATCATGCTGTTCACGCCCGCACCCGGGATTTCCGCTACAGTtgaaagtaggggtgttaaaaaaaaaaaaaatgtattcggcaatatatcgcgatattacattgtgcaattctcgaatcaattcagTCGGAggccgaatcgattttgaaacatccatttttaatggaaaaatattcactaaaatgtcttagggttcacaccttaagcattaaagaatgttatattaatgttacattaagccttaatattttatttcagtgctgttcaaacatgaaacagattacaacctttagaagactgaagtttcagataaataatacattttcatccaaatcttacactgtacaagtttattgattagttttttctaaatttgaattgcaaaaaaaaaaaatcacaacaaccgACTTTAAATTTGTAGCAGGATTAATCGAATCAGATCGTGACCTattaatcgtgatacgaattgaatcgtcaACGTACAGTGTGGGGCTAAATGAACCACATAGCCATCGCCGACGTATATGGCCCAATGCTGGTAACCGCCTCGGAAGATTTCTAACAAGTCGCCAGGCTGTGGTTTCTCATTGTACTTTGAAGAAGGGAGGGGAGTGGAGgagaaaggaaaataaaaatatgttagcCATTTCGTGTTGGGTCTACAGCAGTTTCAATATTACTCAAATGTGTGCATAAATAGTCCATTAGTAAGTTACACTTATCTATCTTGCTACACCCATTCAAATAATATAAGCACAGAGATATTAAAAAACAATCTGAAAACCACaattctaaatacagtattgctGGCTTGGCTGTAAAATAATAAGATAAAATATTTAAGAGTATTCTTTTACCTGTGATGCCATCTCCGTGTTGAATTTCTCCGTAAACTTTCACACTtaaagaaaaggaaaacaaactGAGACAAATGTTGAATTATAAGGCAAATCCGTTGCAGGAATAAACCTGAATGTGAACTATACTGACTGACTGTAATCTTTATACTTTGTGCCTTCCCCCTCAACAGATGATATCCAGTGTAATCGAACTTTACAGTGTGCGGAACGTTTTCAAAAGAAACGAAACTTACCTTTACATCGGTGGGCGGAACGttttcaaaaggaaaaaaaaaatatcttaggGATCTGTATGTGCGCGTGTATGTGTCTTTTAAATAATGTCTTTTTAAATTACACTTTTAAGTTTGTAGAGTGCCACTGGCATAATCATTATTGCTGTCATTATTACCAATTGCATTTATAAACAAAACTGTTATAGACTGCCCTAATGTCACCGTCAACTGTCAACCAGCCATACTAATCTTCAGCCTTGTAAAATCAAGTTTGAGAATGGCAACATAAAATGACTTTGTGGTTAAGATTCGTTTTCAATGCATCTTTCCTTACCTCGGAAGCTGGCGCGGATGTCTCCACTGACTGCTGACTATAACATACAACTGCAACTGTAAATTCAAATTGTAAATCGCAAATCCTCACCAAGAGTCTTTGGGCTATCAGAGATGTGTGGCTTGCGTGAGTGAGATGGGCCAGTTCGAGGTTGCAGCATGCAAAGCGGttggaaatattttcattaatttgGCTTATATTTTCCATCAAGGTATATGGCGCGATGGACATATTCTAGCATGTTAACAGTTTCCCATTCCTTTCAAAAAGCCGTGTTCTTGCATTTCCAGTGCACCCAATAAAATCCATAGATTTTCAaattttcaaacaattttttattttttttacatcagttACCCTGTAATTACTTTcagcagtatttttttcccccactgctCACTGTGATTCTGAGTGAAGGAGATTCCACTTCTGTCACTTTTTATTTGTGTGCCTTCATTTACTTTGCTGGACAAGACTGTTGGCTCGCCTCCTTGTTTTGACATGGAACACAAACTGTCACATTCCATGTTCCCGGTgaagtatgtttaaaaaaaaaaaaaaaaaaaagctgctgaaGGAATTAGCATCAGGATGATATTGCTGTTGGACGCAAGGTGTTGTGACACATTAGGAAACAGAAACAaagccttttaaaaaaagagaatccAAGTCATGTAGCATGTGATCTGTTCTGAAATAAACAGATGTATATAAATGCTTCAGTGTCTTTCTCAAGACAAAATTCAAGTGAGCTGGTTAACTTAGAAATTATATTTTGCATTATTTAGACACTTCAAAGAGAGAATTCATACAAATCGTATAAAGACAAAAAAGACCACCATCCCCTAATTTTTcttatattaatttttatttagatAGACTTACATACAAACAGGTTTCAGATTCTTGTCAAACTATCAGCATACAAAAACAGTACAAATCTCAGTTATATTGCAAACGCTCCCATTCATGAGGCGATACCACGGAAAAATAACTGTGCTTCTATTTCCCATTAGTGGAACATTAATTAGCGAGTTTAACTCCTTTTAATGAGTAACGGTATTTCGCTGAAATCAAAGTGCAGAgttgtttctgttttgttttactgtttGCGCTTGTCTTTGTTGCCTCCAAGCAAAGTTGCCAACAGAGCTGCTACGCCCAAAGCACCCAGTGTCAACGCGCCTGCATAAACAGCGGCCTCTCCCACTTGACGCACCTGCAAAGAAAGGTCACACTTGTATCtctataaaataatattaataacacAGAAAATGACTAGAGTGTTGGTAACCAACTACCTGCCGAGACTGAGGCTTGCCATAACGCAGCCGGGTTACAAAGTGCTCGCAGTTTCCCCGGAAAACGCAGTACGGCAGCTCCTCGCCCACCAGGTCGAGCGCTTCCCTCACGATCAAGTAGACCGGTCGCGGCTCATACTTGTCGTCCAGCAAGTTGTTGATTTCCCAGGTGCTGTCACCCACCACCTCCCACAGCTCCTCCTTCTTCACAAGCGCCGTGTTCGCTAGGACGGACATCAGGCTGTTCACGCCCGCACCCGGGATTTCCGCTATGGTTGAAGGAGTGGCACAAAGGGGAGAAACTGTTTCAGGATTGGGTTATATTCTAAAATTATTAGTGGATTAATGGTTCATTGGGCAAGCACCAAACATATCACAAAGAATGCTCACTtcaataatggaaaaaaaggtttgaaattaatggggggtttttttaatcacaaaaacaTGGCATATGAACAGGGGTGGGTAGACTTTCTATATCCACTGTATGTGGgtgtgttgcactttttttcatcattcattTTTGTGGGACCACAACTCACATGGTGGGGCCAAATGAACCACATAGCCATCACCGACGTATATGGCCCAATGCTGGTAAGTGCCGCGGGAGATTTCTAACAAGTCGCCAGGCTGTGGTTTCTCATCGTACTTTTTTGGGGGAAGAGaaacaggaaaacaaaaagGTACATGTTAGCTATCTCGTATGCTGGGTTTACAGCAGTTTCAATATACTGTAACGGTTACAGTATattgtactactactactacttatgAACACATTTGGGCTACAAATGTGTGAATAAGTAGTCTATTAGCAAGTTACACTTATCTGACCCATTCAAATTATCATAAAAAGcagtgacattaaaaaaaaaacataaaaacaactatTCTAAATAGTATACACTATACAGTATTCCGTTTTTCCCCCTTTAGGAATGGGGGTGGCCAACCCTGGCCACCACGTAGTTCTAACCCCTGCTACAAacgattgtattaaaaataattttgttacaATAAATAACATCCTGGCTTGGctgtaaaataagataaaaaaataataataatagaaggaTTATTCTACCTGTGATGCCATGTCTGCGTTGAATTTCTCTGAAACTTTGACACccttaaagaaaataaaaaaaataaaaaataaacggagACAAATGTTGAATTATTAGGCGACAAGTGTTGCACAAATTTGACTTGATGCTAtggctgactgactgactgtaaGTTTAGGTGACAGACCTTCCCCCTCATCAGATGATACCCAGCGTATTTGTAGTTTGAAGCGTGCCACTGGCA includes these proteins:
- the rarres3 gene encoding retinoic acid receptor responder 3 isoform X1, encoding MGAGSSVEMKGVKVSEKFNADMASQYDEKPQPGDLLEISRGTYQHWAIYVGDGYVVHLAPPSEIPGAGVNSLMSVLANTALVKKEELWEVVGDSTWEINNLLDDKYEPRPVYLIVREALDLVGEELPYCVFRGNCEHFVTRLRYGKPQSRQVRQVGEAAVYAGALTLGALGVAALLATLLGGNKDKRKQ
- the LOC144025368 gene encoding phospholipase A and acyltransferase 2-like, whose protein sequence is MASQYNEKPQPGDLLEIFRGGYQHWAIYVGDGYVVHLAPHSEIPGAGVNSMMSVLTNTALVKKEELWEVVGDNNWKINNLLDDKYEPRPVYLIVREALDLVGEELPYCVFRGNCEHFVTRLRYGKPQSRQVRQVGEAAVYAGALTLGALGVAALLTTLLGGNKDKRKQ
- the rarres3 gene encoding retinoic acid receptor responder 3 isoform X2 is translated as MASQYDEKPQPGDLLEISRGTYQHWAIYVGDGYVVHLAPPSEIPGAGVNSLMSVLANTALVKKEELWEVVGDSTWEINNLLDDKYEPRPVYLIVREALDLVGEELPYCVFRGNCEHFVTRLRYGKPQSRQVRQVGEAAVYAGALTLGALGVAALLATLLGGNKDKRKQ